In Gammaproteobacteria bacterium, one genomic interval encodes:
- a CDS encoding FAD-dependent oxidoreductase, which yields MRSKSFEFPVQAGQAQVSKRELLAGAGAAAALALMPRISRAASETWDLIVVGGGSAGLPCAIFAARQGARVLVVDRAHRLGGTLDRSTGQIAAAGTRIQAEQGIEDSPEAHFDDIMRISRGKVDPDLARVFVGEAARTVDWLCDHGFTPLPDHPVTTGGHEPYRVRRYQWAAGNGVAILRVLLPEFMDLARKGSIEFLMRTDAKELIQDADGSVTGVMVEDALGRRMDLMGRKVAITTGGAGGNPEMFERLHGVPMYARLAYPFNLGGGLEMGVGAGGVLRGAELFTTFFGMVLNDFNVPSTPAGVPVNSYPERRMPWEMYVNSAGQRFVREDHPSVDEREHALLAQENHRYWMIFDQEIMDTAPPVALGWDRERLDFAFSKYHFFSRADTLAELAFWAGIEVEGLAAAVERYNAGQASGRDPDFGREHMPLPVRKPPFHAIRMQGTQLLTFAGLHVNPQLEVLNRDGRPIPNLYAAGEVLGAGATTGFGIVNGMMLTPALVFGRMIGERVLT from the coding sequence ATGCGCAGCAAGTCTTTCGAGTTCCCGGTGCAAGCCGGGCAAGCGCAAGTCAGCAAGCGGGAATTGCTCGCGGGGGCGGGGGCGGCTGCTGCGCTGGCGCTGATGCCGCGGATCAGCCGGGCGGCGAGCGAGACCTGGGACCTGATCGTGGTGGGCGGAGGATCAGCGGGGCTTCCGTGCGCGATCTTCGCGGCCCGGCAGGGCGCGCGTGTGCTGGTGGTGGACCGGGCGCACCGGCTGGGGGGAACGCTGGACCGATCGACCGGGCAGATCGCCGCGGCGGGAACGCGTATCCAGGCGGAACAGGGCATCGAGGATTCGCCGGAAGCGCACTTCGACGACATCATGCGCATCAGCCGAGGCAAGGTGGACCCCGATCTGGCCCGCGTGTTCGTGGGCGAGGCGGCCAGGACGGTGGACTGGCTCTGCGATCACGGGTTCACGCCCTTGCCCGACCACCCGGTGACCACCGGAGGCCATGAACCGTACCGGGTGCGGCGCTATCAGTGGGCGGCGGGAAACGGGGTGGCGATCCTGAGAGTGCTCCTGCCGGAATTCATGGATCTGGCCCGCAAGGGCTCGATCGAATTCCTGATGCGCACCGACGCGAAGGAACTCATTCAGGACGCCGACGGCTCCGTCACGGGCGTGATGGTGGAGGACGCCCTGGGCCGCAGGATGGACCTGATGGGCCGCAAGGTCGCGATTACCACCGGGGGCGCAGGGGGCAACCCGGAAATGTTCGAGCGTTTGCACGGCGTTCCGATGTATGCGCGGCTGGCGTATCCGTTCAATCTGGGCGGCGGTCTGGAGATGGGCGTGGGCGCGGGCGGTGTGCTGCGAGGCGCGGAACTCTTCACGACCTTCTTCGGCATGGTGCTGAACGATTTCAACGTTCCCAGCACCCCGGCCGGAGTACCGGTCAACAGCTACCCGGAACGGCGCATGCCCTGGGAGATGTACGTGAACTCGGCCGGGCAGCGTTTCGTGCGCGAGGACCATCCCAGCGTGGACGAGCGCGAACACGCGCTCCTGGCCCAGGAGAACCACCGCTACTGGATGATCTTCGACCAGGAGATCATGGACACCGCGCCGCCGGTGGCGCTGGGGTGGGACCGCGAGCGGCTGGACTTCGCCTTCAGCAAGTATCACTTCTTCTCGCGCGCCGATACGCTGGCGGAACTGGCCTTCTGGGCGGGCATCGAGGTGGAGGGCCTGGCGGCAGCCGTCGAGCGCTATAACGCCGGGCAGGCCAGCGGGCGGGACCCGGATTTCGGCCGCGAACACATGCCGCTGCCGGTTCGCAAGCCGCCGTTCCATGCGATCCGCATGCAGGGCACCCAGTTGCTGACGTTCGCGGGGCTGCACGTCAACCCGCAACTCGAAGTGCTGAATCGGGACGGCCGGCCCATTCCCAATCTCTACGCCGCCGGCGAAGTGCTGGGGGCCGGAGCGACCACCGGGTTCGGGATCGTCAACGGGATGATGCTGACGCCGGCGCTGGTGTTCGGGCGCATGATCGGGGAACGGGTCCTGACTTAG
- a CDS encoding FAD-dependent oxidoreductase — protein sequence MTVSFGRVLQMRNNSFEILAEAGKVQINKRELLAGAGAAAALALMPRISRAASETWDLIVIGGGSAGLPCAIFAAQQGARVLVVERAHRLGGTLDRSSGQIAAAGTRLQAELEIEDSPEAHFDDIMRISKGKVDADLVRVFVNDAARTLDWLGDHGFTPLDGHPVKYGGHEPYLTRRYQWAEKAGVAILQILLPQFLDLARQGSIEFLIRTDAQELIQDDSGAVTGVMVRDATGRKMDLLGRKVALTSGGCAGNPEMFKDLHGAPLYASLAYPYNLGGGLEMGVAAGGTLRGAELFQTFFGMVLNDFNVPSTPAPVSVNTTPQSRLPWEMYVNTAGQRFVREDHPSVDAREHSLLGQEGHRYWIVFDQAILDAAPPLVRGWDRDRLDLAFDKYHFFSRGESLAELAYWAGIEGDGLAASVDRYNSAQGGGRDSDFGREHMPLPLGKPPYYAIRMQGTQLLSFAGLNVNTNLEVLNGNGDPIPNLYAAGEVLGAGALTGFGITNGMLLTPALVFGRMIGERVFA from the coding sequence ATGACTGTCTCGTTTGGGAGGGTCCTTCAAATGCGCAACAATTCGTTCGAAATCCTGGCGGAAGCCGGGAAAGTGCAAATCAACAAGCGGGAACTGCTCGCCGGCGCGGGCGCGGCGGCGGCGTTGGCCCTGATGCCGCGAATCAGCCGTGCGGCCAGCGAGACCTGGGACCTGATCGTGATCGGCGGAGGTTCGGCGGGACTTCCCTGCGCGATCTTCGCCGCCCAGCAGGGCGCCCGGGTCCTGGTGGTCGAACGCGCGCACCGTCTGGGCGGCACGCTGGACCGTTCCTCGGGCCAGATCGCGGCTGCCGGCACCCGGCTGCAGGCCGAACTGGAGATCGAGGATTCGCCGGAAGCGCACTTCGACGACATCATGCGGATCAGCAAGGGCAAGGTCGATGCCGACCTGGTCCGGGTGTTCGTCAATGATGCGGCCAGGACCCTGGACTGGCTTGGCGACCACGGGTTCACGCCGCTTGACGGCCATCCGGTCAAGTACGGCGGACACGAGCCCTACCTGACCCGGCGCTACCAATGGGCCGAAAAGGCCGGTGTCGCGATCCTTCAGATCCTGCTTCCCCAGTTCCTCGACCTGGCCCGGCAGGGTTCGATCGAGTTCCTGATCCGCACCGATGCGCAGGAACTGATACAGGACGATTCGGGCGCGGTCACGGGCGTCATGGTGCGCGATGCAACGGGACGCAAGATGGACCTGCTGGGCCGCAAGGTGGCGCTCACCAGCGGCGGCTGCGCGGGCAACCCCGAAATGTTCAAGGACCTGCACGGGGCGCCGTTGTACGCGAGTCTGGCCTATCCCTACAATCTGGGCGGTGGCCTGGAGATGGGTGTGGCGGCGGGCGGCACGCTGCGCGGCGCCGAGCTGTTCCAGACCTTCTTCGGAATGGTGCTGAACGACTTCAACGTGCCGAGCACGCCGGCCCCGGTTTCCGTCAACACCACCCCTCAATCCCGCTTGCCCTGGGAGATGTACGTCAACACCGCCGGACAGCGCTTCGTGCGCGAGGACCATCCCAGCGTGGACGCGCGCGAACACTCATTGCTTGGACAGGAGGGCCATCGCTACTGGATCGTGTTCGACCAGGCCATCTTGGACGCCGCCCCGCCCCTGGTCAGGGGCTGGGACCGCGACCGCCTGGACCTGGCCTTCGACAAGTACCACTTCTTTTCGCGCGGCGAATCGCTCGCCGAACTGGCCTATTGGGCCGGGATCGAAGGCGACGGACTCGCCGCATCCGTTGATCGCTACAATTCGGCCCAAGGGGGCGGCCGGGATTCCGATTTCGGACGCGAGCACATGCCGTTGCCCTTGGGCAAACCGCCGTACTACGCCATCCGCATGCAGGGCACGCAGTTGCTTTCCTTTGCCGGCCTGAACGTGAACACAAACCTTGAAGTGCTGAACGGGAACGGCGATCCCATCCCCAATCTCTACGCCGCCGGCGAAGTGCTGGGCGCGGGAGCATTGACCGGCTTCGGCATCACCAACGGGATGCTGCTGACGCCTGCGCTGGTGTTCGGGCGCATGATCGGGGAACGCGTGTTCGCCTGA
- a CDS encoding FAD-dependent oxidoreductase, whose product MSKTDFDAAADTAGFRFSKRELITGAGAAAALALMPRISRAASETWDLIVVGGGSAGLPCAIFAARQGARVLVVDRAHRLGGTLDRSFGQISAAGTQFQAEQEIEDSPEAHFDDIMRISKGKIDQDLIRVFVNEAARTVDWLGANGFTPLPGHPVVGGGHEPYLTRRYQWAEQFGVAILKVLLPQFLELAGQGSIEFLIRTDAQELIQDESGAVKGVMVRDAMGRKMDLLGRKVALTTGGCAANPEMFRELHGAPLYANLAYPFNLGGGLEMGVGAGGTLRGAELFQVFFGMVLSDFNVPSSPAPVPVSTTPQSRLPWEVYVNSGGQRFVREDHPSVDAREHALLGQKDHRFWIVFDQQIMDSAPSLVGGWDRDRMDLAFDKYHFFSRGDSLAELAYWAGIDGDGLAASIGRYNSGQEGGQDPDFGREHMPLPVGKPPYYAIRMQGTQLISFAGLTVNPELQVLNGNGDPIPNLYAAGEVLGAGATTGFGIVNGMLLTPALVFGRMIGERVFA is encoded by the coding sequence ATGAGCAAGACTGACTTTGATGCCGCGGCGGACACCGCGGGTTTTCGGTTCAGCAAGAGAGAATTGATTACGGGCGCGGGCGCCGCGGCGGCACTGGCGCTGATGCCCCGCATCAGCCGGGCGGCCAGCGAGACCTGGGACCTGATCGTGGTCGGCGGCGGATCGGCGGGGCTGCCCTGCGCGATCTTCGCCGCCCGGCAGGGCGCCCGTGTGCTGGTGGTCGACCGGGCGCACCGGCTGGGAGGCACGCTCGATCGCTCCTTCGGGCAGATCTCTGCCGCGGGCACGCAATTCCAGGCCGAGCAGGAGATCGAGGACTCGCCGGAAGCGCACTTTGACGACATCATGCGGATCAGCAAAGGCAAGATCGACCAGGACCTCATCCGCGTGTTCGTCAATGAAGCTGCCAGGACCGTTGACTGGCTGGGCGCGAATGGCTTTACCCCGCTGCCCGGTCATCCGGTCGTGGGTGGCGGGCACGAACCCTATTTGACGCGGCGCTACCAGTGGGCGGAACAGTTCGGAGTCGCGATCCTGAAGGTTCTGTTGCCGCAATTCCTCGAACTGGCGGGCCAGGGTTCCATCGAGTTCCTGATTCGCACCGATGCGCAGGAACTGATACAGGACGAATCCGGGGCGGTGAAGGGCGTCATGGTGCGCGATGCAATGGGACGCAAGATGGACCTGCTTGGCCGCAAGGTGGCGCTGACAACCGGCGGTTGCGCGGCGAATCCCGAAATGTTCCGGGAACTCCATGGCGCACCGCTGTATGCCAACCTGGCCTATCCCTTCAATCTCGGCGGCGGCCTGGAGATGGGTGTGGGGGCGGGCGGCACGTTGCGCGGCGCGGAGCTTTTCCAGGTTTTCTTCGGCATGGTGCTGAGCGACTTCAATGTGCCCAGCAGTCCGGCCCCGGTGCCGGTGAGCACCACGCCGCAGTCGCGCCTGCCCTGGGAGGTGTACGTGAATTCGGGCGGGCAACGCTTCGTGCGTGAAGACCATCCCAGCGTGGATGCCCGGGAGCACGCGCTCCTCGGGCAGAAGGACCACCGCTTCTGGATCGTGTTCGACCAGCAGATCATGGACTCGGCGCCGTCCCTGGTGGGCGGCTGGGACCGGGACCGGATGGACCTGGCTTTCGACAAGTACCATTTCTTCTCGCGCGGGGATTCGCTTGCCGAACTGGCTTACTGGGCCGGCATCGACGGCGATGGGCTGGCTGCCTCCATCGGGCGTTACAACTCCGGCCAGGAGGGCGGCCAGGATCCCGATTTCGGACGCGAGCACATGCCGCTGCCGGTCGGCAAGCCGCCGTACTACGCGATCCGCATGCAGGGCACGCAGTTGATTTCCTTTGCGGGCCTGACCGTCAATCCGGAGCTTCAGGTGCTGAACGGGAACGGCGATCCAATCCCCAACCTCTACGCCGCCGGCGAGGTGCTGGGCGCGGGAGCGACGACCGGCTTCGGCATCGTCAACGGAATGCTGCTGACACCGGCGCTGGTGTTCGGACGCATGATCGGAGAACGCGTGTTCGCCTGA
- a CDS encoding SulP family inorganic anion transporter, with protein sequence MNYDLKTFQGDVFGGITSAVVALPVALAFGIASGLGAEAGIYGAIAVGFFASVFGGTRSQISGPTPSMTVAMAVIISTHANSLSEALIVVVLAGLIQVLLGVLRIGRFVVYTPHVVVSGFMSGIGIIIMLIQVLPFLGAPTSPEGPMGALRNLPGAMAEVNPSALAIAILALAITIFWPRRLERLAPAPLIALVVGSLIGILWLTGAPAIGSIPEGLPGISFQVPSADFLVGALHPAIILALLGSVDSLLTSLVADSMTGTRHKPDRELVGQGIGNIVTGLFQGMPGAGATIGTVTNIRAGGSTPVSGVIRALFLLALLLGFGKYVEPIPHAVLAGILMKIGWDIVDWRLLLRIHRLRRDHLVVMLMTLLLTVVVDLVTAVALGLIVAGMNHARQLKGLELDSVVSVPVLDRTFFAGEKGMEIGDPLQARVGMVALRGTLTVASSRNLVSVIGADIKDHEIVVFDFSDARYLDDSAAMVIEQLLDVAREADTSVIVVGLSGTVAEMINTLGVLRAVPKDHVGDDLPQARRIARRILED encoded by the coding sequence ATGAATTACGACCTAAAGACCTTTCAAGGCGATGTCTTCGGCGGCATAACATCCGCCGTGGTCGCGCTGCCGGTGGCGCTGGCCTTCGGAATCGCCTCGGGGCTGGGCGCCGAGGCGGGGATTTACGGGGCGATCGCGGTCGGCTTCTTCGCTTCCGTGTTCGGCGGCACGCGGTCGCAGATTTCGGGGCCCACGCCATCGATGACCGTCGCCATGGCCGTGATCATCTCGACCCACGCGAACAGCCTGAGCGAGGCGCTGATCGTGGTGGTGCTGGCCGGACTGATACAGGTGCTGCTGGGCGTTCTGCGGATCGGGCGGTTCGTCGTCTACACCCCGCATGTGGTGGTGTCCGGGTTCATGTCCGGGATTGGCATCATCATTATGCTGATCCAGGTTCTGCCGTTTCTGGGCGCCCCCACTTCGCCCGAAGGACCGATGGGCGCTTTGCGGAATCTGCCCGGCGCCATGGCCGAGGTCAATCCCAGCGCGCTGGCCATCGCAATCCTGGCGCTAGCCATCACGATTTTCTGGCCACGGCGCCTGGAGCGTTTGGCGCCCGCTCCGCTGATAGCGCTCGTCGTCGGCTCCCTGATCGGAATCCTTTGGCTGACCGGAGCCCCCGCCATCGGTTCGATCCCCGAGGGACTGCCGGGCATCAGTTTTCAGGTTCCGTCCGCCGACTTCCTGGTGGGCGCTTTGCATCCGGCCATCATCCTTGCGCTGCTGGGCTCGGTTGACAGCCTGCTAACTTCGCTGGTGGCGGATTCCATGACCGGCACGCGGCACAAGCCGGACAGGGAACTGGTCGGACAGGGAATCGGGAACATTGTTACCGGACTGTTCCAGGGAATGCCGGGCGCCGGCGCCACCATCGGGACCGTCACCAACATCCGCGCGGGCGGCAGCACGCCGGTATCCGGCGTGATACGCGCCCTGTTCCTGCTGGCTCTGCTGCTCGGATTCGGAAAGTACGTGGAGCCGATTCCGCATGCCGTGCTGGCCGGCATCCTGATGAAGATCGGATGGGACATCGTCGACTGGCGGCTGTTGCTGCGCATCCACCGCCTGCGCCGCGATCACCTTGTGGTCATGCTGATGACCCTGCTCCTGACGGTCGTGGTCGATCTCGTCACCGCCGTTGCGCTCGGCCTGATCGTTGCCGGCATGAATCATGCCCGCCAGTTGAAGGGCCTGGAACTGGACAGCGTGGTTTCGGTGCCGGTGCTCGACCGGACGTTCTTCGCCGGCGAGAAGGGCATGGAGATCGGCGACCCGCTGCAGGCGCGGGTGGGGATGGTGGCCTTGCGCGGCACACTCACGGTTGCTTCCTCACGCAACCTGGTGAGCGTGATCGGCGCCGACATCAAGGACCATGAAATCGTTGTCTTCGATTTTTCCGACGCCCGATACCTCGATGACAGCGCCGCCATGGTCATCGAGCAGTTGCTCGATGTGGCCCGGGAGGCGGACACCAGCGTGATCGTGGTCGGGCTGTCGGGAACCGTGGCCGAAATGATCAACACGCTCGGCGTGCTTCGCGCCGTGCCGAAGGATCATGTCGGGGATGATCTCCCGCAGGCGCGCCGCATTGCGCGCAGGATTCTTGAGGACTAG
- a CDS encoding pyrroloquinoline quinone-dependent dehydrogenase, with amino-acid sequence MSRNQPRGRPRERGRPAPIPGLLAAACLFVISLGPTAHAQAAEGSADAAGEWPNFGRDPGGSQYSPLDEITRENVGRLEQAWVHHSGDYAKGPLGTGSSQQAVPLMANGLVYFCTPFNRVFAVDAQSGEDVWVFDAHAALTGNEAERAGERRPSTCRGVAYWERTEASSEPCAKRIFKGDFTGAVHAIDALTGEACRDFGAATDHPGYVSHWDYEGYGEGEVRGMSSPPVVLGDLVIAGSGSNDGIANANDGVVRAFDVRTGVMAWEFNPIPPEYSDLTGAANVWTTMSADPARNLVFLPTTSPSVDYYGGGRRVELPLANAVVAVDGATGKPAWSFQIIHHDLYDYDLPGHALLVTIRKDGKAREVAIQQTKSGHLFVFDRETGEPVFPIEEEAIPPSDLPDETAFPTQPLPKGIATFARTEMDRKSLFGITALDRAWCRRRFDESRYDGLFTPPSRRGSILFPSALGGGNWGGAAFDPATNLLVIKAENLATWLRFVPLEEGEDVAPRDYLNRTLSGTPYRVEGEVLISPSGFPCTPPPWGTLSAIDMDSGKLRWQVPLGRLRAMGITLPAAFGWGSPSVGGPIVTAGGLVFVASTLDHNLRALDVETGEELWSGDLPAPGMTVPITYRAGGRQYVVIAAGGNARAGTVQSDAVVAFALPD; translated from the coding sequence TTGAGCCGCAACCAGCCACGAGGGCGCCCCCGGGAGCGAGGGCGTCCCGCCCCCATTCCGGGCCTGCTGGCCGCGGCATGTCTTTTCGTCATCTCGTTGGGCCCGACCGCCCACGCGCAAGCGGCCGAGGGCAGCGCTGACGCGGCGGGCGAGTGGCCCAATTTCGGAAGGGACCCCGGCGGCAGCCAGTATTCCCCGCTGGATGAGATCACCCGCGAAAACGTAGGCCGTCTCGAACAGGCCTGGGTGCATCACAGCGGCGACTACGCAAAAGGCCCGCTGGGAACCGGTTCTTCGCAGCAGGCGGTGCCGCTGATGGCCAACGGGCTGGTCTATTTCTGCACGCCCTTCAACCGGGTTTTCGCCGTCGATGCCCAAAGCGGCGAAGACGTATGGGTGTTCGACGCGCACGCCGCGCTGACGGGCAACGAAGCGGAACGCGCCGGGGAGCGCCGGCCGAGCACCTGCCGCGGGGTGGCCTACTGGGAGCGGACGGAAGCATCTTCCGAACCCTGTGCGAAACGCATCTTCAAGGGCGACTTCACCGGCGCCGTCCACGCCATCGATGCGCTGACCGGCGAAGCCTGCCGGGACTTCGGTGCGGCCACGGATCACCCCGGCTACGTGTCGCACTGGGATTACGAGGGCTATGGCGAGGGCGAGGTTCGCGGCATGTCGTCGCCGCCGGTGGTGCTGGGCGACCTGGTCATCGCCGGCAGCGGTTCGAACGACGGCATAGCCAATGCGAACGACGGGGTGGTGCGGGCCTTCGACGTGCGAACCGGAGTCATGGCCTGGGAGTTCAATCCCATTCCCCCGGAGTACAGCGACCTCACGGGCGCCGCCAACGTATGGACCACGATGAGCGCCGATCCGGCGCGCAACCTGGTGTTTCTGCCCACCACCAGCCCGTCGGTGGACTACTACGGCGGAGGGCGCCGCGTGGAACTTCCGCTGGCCAACGCCGTAGTGGCGGTGGACGGGGCAACCGGCAAACCCGCCTGGTCTTTCCAGATCATTCACCATGACCTCTACGACTACGATCTGCCGGGCCACGCCCTGCTGGTGACCATCCGCAAGGACGGAAAGGCGCGCGAGGTGGCCATCCAGCAGACCAAGAGCGGGCATCTTTTCGTGTTCGACAGGGAGACGGGCGAGCCGGTTTTTCCGATCGAGGAAGAGGCCATTCCACCTTCCGATCTGCCCGACGAGACCGCCTTTCCCACTCAGCCCCTGCCCAAGGGCATCGCGACCTTCGCCCGCACCGAAATGGACCGGAAAAGCCTTTTCGGGATCACGGCGCTGGATCGCGCCTGGTGCCGCAGGCGGTTCGACGAATCGCGCTACGACGGCCTCTTCACGCCGCCCAGCCGGCGCGGAAGCATCCTTTTCCCCTCGGCGCTCGGCGGTGGCAACTGGGGCGGCGCGGCGTTCGATCCGGCAACCAATCTTCTCGTGATCAAGGCCGAGAACCTGGCGACCTGGCTGCGCTTCGTGCCGCTGGAAGAGGGCGAGGATGTCGCGCCGCGCGACTATCTCAACCGCACTTTGAGCGGAACGCCGTACCGCGTGGAGGGCGAGGTCTTGATCTCGCCTTCGGGATTTCCTTGTACGCCGCCTCCGTGGGGTACGCTGAGCGCCATCGACATGGACAGCGGCAAGTTGCGCTGGCAGGTGCCGCTGGGACGTCTGCGCGCGATGGGCATTACATTACCGGCCGCTTTCGGCTGGGGCTCGCCCAGCGTCGGCGGGCCCATCGTTACCGCCGGAGGGCTGGTGTTCGTGGCCTCCACCCTCGATCACAATCTGCGCGCACTGGACGTGGAAACCGGCGAGGAACTCTGGTCCGGCGACTTGCCGGCGCCCGGCATGACGGTGCCGATCACCTACCGCGCCGGAGGGCGGCAATACGTGGTGATCGCCGCCGGCGGCAACGCGCGCGCCGGGACCGTGCAATCGGATGCTGTGGTGGCTTTCGCGCTGCCGGACTGA
- a CDS encoding class I SAM-dependent methyltransferase, which produces MMNRRTILGALAAAFSATAATRKASASTATPPSPPYDFEPRGNIGKLERLASLDLESRQDFLTGFRVWSNGPLGRAAQVRAEGIFKQEGIDPTSDLSIEALREVLERDPVIGASMRYWISGQQISWKILQEEFHGKADTYLAELDAADKAGPGSVKLDPDLEVPEYASHEIHIQPGGYVGDPFAGHIYHYGTNHFYMGHNDQDEVHAQLAAAVEPPEDGQVKRILDLACGPGQLTLALKDRFPNAEVWGLDVSAPMVRYAHMRAVELGREIHFVQALGEKTGFPDGFFDVVASYIVFHETPAQITKDIVAEVRRITRPNGVFQPFDFPSDEHPPTGFRKFRRWWDHRWNQEVWRNEFASLHFPTEIEKAGFAVREAKKGVLFFGRVHATRNA; this is translated from the coding sequence ATGATGAATCGACGCACGATACTGGGCGCCCTGGCCGCGGCCTTTTCGGCCACGGCGGCCACGCGCAAGGCGAGCGCGTCCACGGCCACCCCGCCTTCACCGCCGTACGACTTCGAGCCGCGCGGCAATATCGGCAAGCTGGAGCGTCTGGCCAGTCTCGATCTGGAAAGCCGCCAGGACTTCCTGACCGGCTTCCGCGTCTGGTCGAACGGTCCTCTCGGCCGCGCCGCGCAGGTGCGCGCCGAAGGCATCTTCAAGCAGGAGGGCATCGATCCCACGAGCGATCTTTCGATCGAGGCGCTGCGCGAAGTGCTGGAACGCGACCCGGTGATCGGCGCCAGCATGCGCTACTGGATCAGCGGCCAGCAGATCAGCTGGAAGATCCTGCAGGAGGAGTTCCACGGCAAGGCCGACACCTACCTTGCGGAGCTGGACGCGGCCGACAAGGCCGGGCCGGGTTCGGTGAAGCTGGACCCCGACCTCGAGGTACCGGAATACGCTTCGCACGAGATTCACATCCAGCCCGGCGGCTACGTGGGCGATCCCTTTGCCGGCCACATCTATCACTACGGCACCAACCACTTCTACATGGGTCATAACGACCAGGACGAGGTGCACGCGCAACTGGCGGCGGCGGTCGAGCCGCCCGAAGACGGTCAGGTCAAGCGCATTCTCGATCTGGCCTGCGGGCCCGGCCAGCTGACGCTGGCGCTGAAGGACCGTTTCCCGAATGCCGAGGTGTGGGGACTGGACGTATCCGCCCCGATGGTGCGTTATGCGCACATGCGGGCGGTCGAGCTCGGCAGAGAAATCCACTTCGTGCAGGCGCTGGGCGAGAAGACCGGCTTTCCGGACGGTTTCTTCGACGTCGTGGCGTCGTACATCGTCTTTCACGAGACCCCGGCGCAGATCACGAAGGACATCGTTGCCGAGGTGCGGCGCATTACGCGTCCGAACGGCGTGTTCCAGCCGTTTGACTTTCCCAGCGACGAACATCCGCCCACGGGTTTCAGGAAGTTCCGGCGCTGGTGGGACCACCGCTGGAACCAGGAAGTGTGGCGCAACGAATTCGCGAGCCTCCATTTCCCGACCGAGATCGAAAAGGCGGGGTTTGCCGTGCGCGAAGCGAAGAAGGGCGTGCTGTTCTTCGGGCGGGTTCACGCAACGCGCAACGCTTGA